In Fortiea contorta PCC 7126, one genomic interval encodes:
- a CDS encoding helix-turn-helix transcriptional regulator: protein MMTLTKTSTKAVNKTNKLDTFDCQKSPQTAFLQAVIESLEDGILIVNDEGKLIHANASARLICAQLNQENQASLVPTIIWELCQALTDNQNSPSEHLSMISDEIVLNQSTIFRVRARLVKLEEFSIPYFLITIENRYESMKNTAIAEIQKYELTPREAEIWCLHRVNCSRKDIADQLYISINTVKKHMKNIHAKRQAFLELKH, encoded by the coding sequence ATGATGACCCTGACTAAGACATCGACAAAAGCAGTAAATAAAACCAACAAATTAGATACCTTTGATTGCCAAAAATCACCACAAACTGCGTTTTTGCAAGCTGTAATCGAATCTTTAGAGGATGGTATATTAATTGTCAACGATGAAGGTAAATTAATTCATGCTAATGCGTCTGCTCGTTTAATTTGTGCCCAGTTAAACCAAGAAAATCAAGCAAGCTTAGTACCAACAATTATTTGGGAGCTTTGTCAAGCATTAACTGATAATCAAAATTCGCCATCTGAACACCTGAGCATGATCTCAGATGAAATTGTCTTAAACCAGTCAACAATATTTCGAGTCCGAGCCAGATTGGTAAAACTAGAAGAATTTTCCATACCTTATTTTTTAATAACAATTGAAAACCGCTATGAGTCAATGAAAAATACAGCGATCGCCGAAATTCAAAAATATGAATTAACACCCAGAGAAGCAGAAATTTGGTGTCTTCATCGAGTTAATTGTAGTCGTAAGGATATAGCCGATCAACTCTACATCTCAATTAACACAGTGAAAAAGCACATGAAAAATATCCACGCCAAGCGACAAGCTTTTCTAGAATTGAAGCATTAA
- a CDS encoding mechanosensitive ion channel family protein, with product MDLLIICAEVTLLILVFLVVNWIINKVFKLILKNSAIKNEGRGIKTLRRNITGILLFICLVLCIAIIGANGYLIYRGENLQKYTLSLIKSIPSGFWVTLGIGIAQSIGILFLAAIVLKFLRYWLNVANIRAKNFEQNTADDQSIDAFFANLNNIITSGVWLWAIIWCSKFLKVPVVILEYLYVILRIYLIVAVGLLIPKAITAIIDSLDALSLRYSSPDNLLRFYDRLRHLVPFLKKCLEFVVYICVATLVIQQVKFIAYIAVYGPRVVQIIGIIFISRVLFDIFCLLIEEVLFKDGNLDDIQTSRRLTLVPLVQSFLQYLVYFGAIISVLYTLDINPAPILAGAGILGIAVGFGAQTLVNDIVCGFFILFENYYLVGDYIQAGKSEDKVVEGTVEAIELRTTRIRHPNGQLQIIRNGDIGSIANYSKQYIYAVVEVSVPYDSNLAHVYKVIEEVGEQLKADYPDILEATLVDGVESLGESNLLLRTLTKVKSGKHLQIQRILRKSFTDALGVKVSAEK from the coding sequence ATGGATTTATTGATTATCTGTGCTGAAGTCACTCTTTTAATCTTAGTTTTCTTAGTAGTAAATTGGATTATCAACAAAGTCTTTAAGTTGATTTTAAAAAACTCTGCAATCAAAAACGAGGGTAGGGGTATCAAAACTCTGCGTCGGAATATCACAGGGATTTTGTTATTTATTTGTTTAGTATTGTGCATTGCGATTATCGGTGCTAATGGTTATTTAATTTATCGAGGTGAAAACCTTCAAAAATATACACTTTCTTTAATTAAAAGTATTCCATCGGGATTTTGGGTAACTTTAGGAATTGGTATTGCTCAAAGTATTGGTATTTTATTTTTAGCAGCGATTGTACTGAAATTTTTACGCTACTGGCTCAATGTAGCGAATATTCGCGCTAAGAATTTTGAACAAAATACCGCTGACGATCAAAGTATTGATGCTTTTTTTGCCAACCTGAATAACATCATTACTAGTGGCGTTTGGCTATGGGCTATTATTTGGTGTAGCAAGTTTCTCAAAGTGCCAGTAGTCATATTAGAGTATTTGTACGTCATATTGCGAATTTATCTGATTGTTGCCGTCGGTTTACTGATACCTAAAGCCATCACTGCTATTATTGATAGCTTGGATGCTCTCAGCCTCAGGTACTCTAGTCCTGACAACCTGCTGAGATTTTACGATCGCCTCCGACATCTCGTTCCCTTTTTGAAAAAATGTCTGGAGTTTGTGGTCTATATCTGCGTGGCGACATTAGTGATTCAGCAAGTCAAATTTATCGCCTACATTGCAGTGTATGGGCCGCGAGTTGTGCAGATAATCGGTATTATCTTCATCAGTCGTGTGTTGTTTGATATTTTTTGCTTATTGATTGAAGAGGTCTTATTTAAAGATGGAAATTTAGATGATATTCAGACAAGTAGACGGCTCACTCTGGTTCCTCTAGTTCAAAGTTTTTTACAATATTTAGTTTACTTTGGGGCTATCATCTCAGTTCTTTATACTCTCGATATCAATCCCGCTCCCATACTTGCTGGTGCAGGAATTTTGGGTATAGCTGTAGGTTTTGGAGCGCAAACTTTAGTTAATGATATAGTCTGCGGTTTTTTTATTTTGTTTGAAAACTATTACTTAGTCGGTGACTATATCCAAGCGGGGAAATCAGAAGATAAAGTTGTCGAAGGAACTGTAGAAGCAATTGAACTGCGAACGACTCGGATTAGACATCCCAATGGTCAATTACAGATTATTCGTAATGGTGATATTGGTTCCATTGCTAATTATTCTAAACAGTATATTTATGCAGTTGTAGAAGTTAGCGTTCCCTATGATTCCAACTTAGCTCATGTGTACAAGGTGATTGAGGAAGTAGGAGAACAGTTAAAAGCAGATTATCCCGATATCCTCGAAGCCACACTGGTGGATGGAGTAGAAAGCTTGGGAGAATCTAATTTATTGCTACGAACGTTGACGAAAGTCAAGTCAGGTAAGCATCTGCAAATACAGCGTATTCTGCGTAAGAGTTTTACAGATGCTTTAGGAGTAAAAGTTAGTGCTGAAAAATAG
- a CDS encoding WD40 repeat domain-containing protein, producing the protein MLSGLIERHNGYLKIKNPIYRHVFNSEWGVAFSPDGQTIVSASLDKTMKLWNIDGTELRTLRGHSASI; encoded by the coding sequence TTGTTATCTGGCTTAATTGAGAGACACAACGGCTATCTCAAAATTAAAAATCCCATTTATCGCCACGTTTTTAATTCTGAATGGGGAGTAGCATTTAGTCCCGATGGTCAGACTATTGTTTCTGCTAGTCTCGACAAAACTATGAAACTGTGGAACATTGATGGCACAGAACTGAGGACGCTCAGAGGACATAGTGCTTCTATTTAG
- a CDS encoding WD40 repeat domain-containing protein, with protein MRFSPDGSFIASAGAENQTVKIKRRDGTDVASYKDTHGNITGVALSPDGQAIAIANVEKIAQIWRINSPKSQILKGHKAEIWQVVFSPNGKMVATGSGDNTVKLWTVDGKLLQTFKGHTAAVWGVAFSPDSQIIASGSVDATIKLWKLDGTEITTLRGHTAAIRKIAISRDGTFLASGGDDNTLNIWNLPQILKLNALADGCAFVQDYLQTNTAVAQRAIALCANSTMSHSSG; from the coding sequence GTGCGTTTCTCTCCTGATGGCAGCTTTATTGCTTCAGCAGGTGCAGAAAACCAAACAGTAAAAATCAAGCGGCGAGACGGGACTGATGTTGCTAGTTACAAAGATACCCACGGTAATATCACAGGCGTGGCTTTGAGTCCTGATGGTCAAGCGATCGCTATTGCGAATGTGGAGAAAATTGCTCAAATATGGCGCATCAACAGCCCTAAATCCCAAATTCTCAAAGGACATAAAGCAGAAATCTGGCAAGTTGTCTTTAGCCCTAACGGGAAAATGGTAGCTACAGGGAGCGGTGACAATACCGTGAAGTTGTGGACAGTAGATGGTAAGTTATTGCAAACATTCAAAGGTCACACAGCCGCAGTTTGGGGAGTAGCGTTTAGTCCCGATAGTCAAATAATTGCTTCTGGTAGCGTGGATGCAACTATTAAACTGTGGAAATTAGATGGCACAGAAATAACTACCCTCAGAGGTCATACCGCCGCTATTCGTAAAATCGCTATCAGCCGCGACGGGACTTTCCTCGCTTCAGGAGGTGACGATAACACACTCAATATCTGGAATTTACCCCAAATTCTCAAACTTAATGCACTCGCTGATGGTTGCGCTTTTGTGCAAGATTATTTGCAAACTAACACAGCAGTGGCACAAAGAGCGATCGCTCTTTGTGCCAATTCCACAATGTCCCATAGTAGCGGATAG
- a CDS encoding ABC transporter permease, with product MNFLESVNMAGKTLLSNKLRSALTMLGIVIGNASVIAMIGIGEGGQRYVAQQLESLGPNILFVLPGNQETQRISRDVPRTLVLEDAQAIATQVPTVAEVAAELNSRQVVTYGNKNTDINIIGTTPSFLIVRDFEVDKGRFFTDIDMKRSNQVVVLGADLKTRLFGNSNPVGQQLRIKNTSFQVIGVLTGKGSTLGVNYDEAALVPIMTAANRIVGQTSPYGLEVSYIVASAKNAESVDAAQFQITNLLRRRHKLTGEDDFTIRSQKDALQTVGQISSALTVMLAAIAGISLFVGGIGIMNIMLVSVTERTQEIGLRKAIGATEQDILLQFMIEAVIVSAVGGLLGTTVGVSGIFLVAAVTPLQAGISPVAITMAVGISGGIGLFFGVIPARRAAKLDPIVALRSA from the coding sequence ATGAACTTCCTAGAAAGCGTTAACATGGCGGGAAAAACTCTCCTCTCGAACAAGTTGCGGAGCGCCTTAACCATGCTAGGTATTGTAATTGGTAACGCCTCTGTGATCGCCATGATTGGTATCGGTGAAGGTGGGCAGAGGTACGTTGCTCAACAGTTAGAGTCTTTGGGGCCGAATATCCTGTTTGTGCTTCCAGGAAATCAGGAAACGCAACGCATATCTAGGGATGTTCCCAGAACACTGGTTTTAGAAGATGCACAAGCGATCGCTACTCAAGTACCCACAGTAGCAGAGGTGGCTGCAGAATTGAACAGTCGCCAAGTGGTAACTTACGGTAATAAAAATACCGATATCAACATCATTGGCACAACTCCCAGCTTTTTAATTGTGCGAGATTTTGAGGTAGACAAAGGCAGATTTTTTACAGATATAGATATGAAGCGCAGCAACCAAGTGGTGGTCTTGGGTGCAGATTTAAAAACACGCCTTTTTGGTAACAGTAATCCTGTCGGTCAGCAGTTGCGAATTAAAAACACCAGCTTTCAAGTAATTGGGGTATTAACTGGTAAAGGCTCAACTTTGGGGGTAAACTACGACGAAGCCGCATTGGTGCCCATTATGACCGCCGCTAACCGGATTGTGGGTCAAACTTCTCCCTACGGATTGGAGGTGAGTTATATTGTCGCTTCTGCTAAAAATGCCGAGAGTGTGGACGCAGCCCAGTTTCAAATTACCAATTTACTACGGCGACGGCACAAATTAACTGGTGAAGATGATTTCACGATCCGTTCTCAAAAAGACGCTTTGCAAACTGTTGGTCAAATTAGCAGTGCTTTAACTGTAATGTTAGCAGCGATCGCCGGTATTTCTCTGTTTGTCGGCGGCATCGGCATCATGAATATTATGCTGGTTTCGGTGACAGAACGCACTCAGGAAATTGGATTGCGGAAAGCGATCGGGGCGACAGAGCAAGACATTTTGCTACAGTTTATGATTGAGGCGGTGATTGTCTCTGCGGTTGGTGGTTTGCTGGGAACTACAGTTGGTGTCAGCGGGATTTTTTTAGTGGCTGCTGTCACCCCTCTGCAAGCAGGAATTTCCCCCGTGGCGATTACAATGGCGGTGGGAATTTCTGGAGGAATTGGCTTATTTTTTGGCGTAATTCCCGCGCGTCGTGCGGCGAAGCTTGACCCGATTGTGGCTTTGCGTAGTGCTTAG